TCGCGCCCCTGCCCGATAAGCTCGCCGTCGTAGGAAATCCACGCGCCTTTCTTTTCGAGAATCTTCTGCTCAATGCCGAGGTCAATAAGGCTGCCCGTCTTGGAAATGCCTTCGTCGTACATAATGTCGAATTCGCATTCGGTAAACGGCGGCGCAACCTTGTTTTTGACGACCTTGATTTTCGTGCGATTGCCCACAACCTTGCCCGACGGGTCTTTAATCTGCCCGATTCTGCGAATGTCGATGCGCACCGACGCAAAGAATTTCAGGGCGCGTCCGCCGGGGGTTGTTTCGGGGTTGCCGAACATCACCCCGATTTTCTCGCGGATTTGGTTTGTGAAGACGCAGATGCACTTGGTCTTGCTGATTGCCGCGGTGAGGCGGCGCATTGCCTGACTCATCATGCGCGCCTGCAAGCCCACGGTAGTGTCGCCCATCTGGCCTTCAAGCTCCTGACGCGAAACGAGCGCGGCGACGGAGTCTATCACAACGACGTCGATTGCGCCCGAACGGATAAGGGTTTCGGCGATGTTGAGGGCGTCCTCTCCGCATTCGGGCTGGGAAACCATGAGGTTTTCGAGATTGACGCCAACGACTTTCGCGTACTTGGGGTCGAGAGCGTGCTCGACGTCGATGAACACCGCGTTGCCGCCCCTTCGCTGCGCCTCTGCTATGAGCGAAAGACAGAGAGTGGTTTTTCCCGAAGATTCGGGCCCGTAAATTTCGACGATTCTGCCGCGCGGAAGCCCGCCGACGCCAAGCGCGAGGTCTATCGCTATCGAGCCCGTGCTTATGGTTTCGACATTCATCTTGAACGCTTCGCCGAGCCTGATGAGCGAGCCTTCCCCGAACTGCTTGTTTACCATGCCTAAGGCGGTTTCGAGAGCCTTGTCGTCCTTGTTTATAATAGTTATTGGTATTTTCTGTTTTGCCATAATGTTATAAATCCTGCTAAGATAAAAGGCGCAAAGCCTTAAAATTTAATCCGCAGGCAACCCTATTTAAAAAGCCGCAACGTGTCCACAAAAATGTTGATTAAAATTTTTTCTTGCAAGTCGGCGGGCGATGCGCATTAATTGTCGGCTTAAACGAGGAGACGCCGACGCATTCGGCGGCAACCCCGATGGGGGCGTAGCTCAGCGGATAGAGCAGCGGTTTTCTAAACCGTTGGTCGAGGGTTCGAGTCCCCCCGCCCCTGCCATTTAACGCACAGGCGCAAGGTGCGCCACCCTACGGAACTTCGTTCCTTATGATGATTATGCGCGGCAAGTATACTTGCCGCTTTCCCCGATTAGTTCGTATTGACTTCGCCAATTACTCGCGTTGGGAAATTGCATACATAAGAAAGAAACCAATAAAAATAGACGCGCTACGCGCGGGCGCGAGCCGCGCCGGTCGTCGGAGTTTCGCCCCTTTCTGTAATAATGCGGCGCGGCTATAACCGCGCCTTTTCTGTATCAGTTCGTATTGCCTACGGCAATTACTGGCGTTGGGATATGCGATATTTAACGAAGAAACCAATTAAAATAGACGCGCTACGCGCGGAAAAAGAAAAAGCGGAAATCCGCAAACATGGATTCTCCGCTTTTTTGTAAACTCTTCTTTTCTCCCAGCGCATTCTAAAAATCTTCGTGCGTCTGCACTGTAATTTTAGGCGCGTTAGAGTGCCGTTCAGGCGGCGGCTTTCACGCACAGGCAGGGCGCGTGGCGTACTTTCGTACGCGAGCGGTCTGACTGTGCGGGGAAACGCCGCATCAACGGTGCTATAACGCGCCGCCTTTAGGGGCGTCAAAATGCCCCTATAAGAGTGGCTTTGCGAGTGGCTCAGGGTACGTGGCGTACTAACGTACGCGAGCAGTCTGAGACACTCGCGAAACGCCCTACTTAACTTTTATCCCAGCGCAACTTAAAAATCTTCCGCGCCGTGCGCTCACTTGTTAGGCGCGTCAAAGTGCTTTCATAAGGGTGGCTTTCCTGTGCGCACAGGGCGCGTGGCGTACTTTCGTACGCGAGCGGTCTGGGCGCACAGGGAAACGCCCTTAGGGAAGTGCTTTCACGCGCCGTCTAAACGCCATGCGCTGTAATTTTAGGGGCGTCAAAATGCCCCTATAAGAGTGACTTTGCGAGTGGCTCAGGGTGCGTGGCGTACTAACGTACGCGAGCAGTCTGAGACACTCGCGAAACGCTGTTAGAGGGGCATTTTCACGCCCCGTCTCAGATGGAGCCTTTTGTTGAGGGTATATTCGCGCCGCGGCGGGGGTCTTTTGCAACCGACATCGACAGCGCCTTTGCAAAGCACTTGAACGCGCCCTCCGCGATGTGGTGCGGTTCGTCGCCGTATTCAAGCTTGATGTGGAGGTTTGCGCCCGCCTCGTTGGCGAACGCCTGAAAGAACTCGCGGCAAAGCGACACGTTGAAATCGCGCACGCGGGCGTCGAAGCTGCCCAAATTGTAGACAAGAATCGGTCTGTTCGAGAGGTCTATTACCGCGCGGACAAGCACTTCGTCCATGGGGAGAATGAAGAAGCCGTAGCGGTTCATGCCCGCCTTGTCGCCGACCGCCTTTTTCACCGCCTGACCGAGCACAATGCCGACGTCCTCAACCGTGTGGTGGTAGTCGATGTCGATGTCGCCGACCGCCTTGATTTTGAGGTCGAAAAGCCCGTGCCGCGCGAAAAGTTCGAGCATGTGGTTAAAGAACGGAATGCCCGTGTCGATTTCGTAGTTTCCCGCGCCGTCGAGGTTTATTTCAAGCTCGATTTGCGTTTCCTTTGTGTTGCGGACTATTTTTGCGCTGCGTTGATTCATTGGACTCTCCTATTTTTGCGCCCATTCGAGCGCGGCTTTCTTGAAAAGTTTCATCTGCGCCGCCGTGCCGATGGACAGGCGGATACCGTCGGCTATTTTCTTTTGGGTCGGGAAATAGCGCATGAGGATTTTCTTTCCCCGCATGAATTCGAAGAGGTCGGCGGCGACTTTCGCGCCCTTTTTGCCGTTTTTATTCGGGCGGAAGAACACGAAGTTTGCGGAGCTTTTGTGGTACTGCCAGCCGAGCTTGTCGAAGAATTTTTCTACGCTCTCGCGCTCGGCGATGACCGCGCCGCACTTCTGCGCGTAGTAGGGGGCGTCGGCAAGCGCGGCTATTCCCGCCGCCTGCGCGAGTCTGTCGAGGTTGTAGCTGTCGCGCACTCTGTCGAGCACTTCGATTATCGCGGGGTTCGCGAACGCCCAGCCGATTCGCATGCCCGCAAGCCCCAAGCCCTTCGACGACGTTCCCGTGACGATGAGGTTGGGGTATTTTTCGACAAGCGGCACGCAGGAGTAGTCGGCAAAAGGCGCGTACGCCTCGTCAACAAGGACGATTCCGTCGAAGCCCGCGGCGATTTTTTCGACCGTCGCGCAGTCGAAGCCCACGCCCGTGGGGGCGTTGGGGTTTGTGAAGAAAAAGATGTTCGCCCCGCAGGAAAAGATTTTGTCGAAATCTATTTCCATATTCTTTTTGAACGGAATCTGGACGAGCTTGGAACCCTGTAATTTTGCGAGGACGGGATAGAGAGAGTAGCTGGGGTCGAGGGTGGCAATCGGGCGGGAGTCGTCGGAGAACGCGCGGATTACGACGTTCAGGGCGTCGTCCGAGCCGTTTGCGGCGAACGCGCACGCGGCGGGCACGCCGAAGTATTTGCCGAGCTGCTCGCGCAGCTTGGAGCTTTCGGGATTAGGGTAGAGGCGCAGCGACGCGCCGTCCCTGCCAAGCTCGTTTTTAATAGCCTCGACGACTTTCGGGCTGGGCGGGAACGGAAATTCGTTCGTGTTGAGTTTCACCCATTTTTCAATGTCTTTCGGCTGTTCGCCGGGGGTGTAGCCCGCCATGTTGGCGACGGATTTTGAAATGCGTTTTTTCAGATTAAATTTTTTCATTTTTCGGATTCCCTCGTTTCCATGACATACCCGCGAATGTCGGGAATTTGCTTTACGCGCGCGCCGTTGGCGAGCCGCTCCATGTAGGGGTCGGGCTTGCGTTCGAGGCTGAAAGGTTCGTCGGGTATGTTGTTTTCGTCAATGTCAAGCTCGTCGATTGGGTCGATGTCGTCGAAGAGCATTGAGATTCTCCGCGCCTCCTCGATGAGAAGCTCGACGGGGTTTGCGACTTCGAATTTTTTATCTACAAGCTCGAAGCGCATTGGGTAGCAGAGCTTTTCGTAGCGCGATTTTATGTCGGCGATGTCGCGATTCGGGACGCCCGAACGGCGCGAAAGCAGCATGCAGTCGGCAAAATGCGCGAGAGCGTCGGCGAAGGGGGCGCATTCGTCGCGGTGTCGGACAAGCGTTGCGCAGTCGAGCACGCTCCAAATGCGGGCGAGCCTGATTTTCCCGCAATCGACGGTCTTCTTGAACTCCTCGATTTCGTCGGCGGGGTTTTTCGACGAGTCCGCGACGTAGAAAACGTGCGTGAAGCGCGATTCGTCGAGCGCGTCGATTTTCGCGCGGGCGTCGGCGGCGTCGGAATAGCGAACAAAGCCCGCGTTCGGAGCGGAGGCTATTTTTTTGTCGAAGTCCGTGCGGGCTTCGTTTTCGGAAATGAAAACGCCGCAAAAATCGTCGTCGCCCAATGCCTTGTAGATTACGTCGGCGCAGATTCCGCAACGCCCCGATGTCGGCGTGCCCAAAATCAAATATGCGGGAATGCTCATAAAATTCGGCTCCTTACTGTTCGTTGTATCAATATTGCATCGGCACAAACCAGAGCCGCCATAGCCTCGACAATCGGCACTGCCCGCGGAAGCACGCACGGGTCGTGCCGCCCCCTGCCGACGACGGCGGTTTTTTCAAGCCCGCGCGTAAGGGTGGGCTGCTCCTTTGCGATTGTTGCGGTGGGCTTGAACGCCACGCGGAAATCGACGGGGCGCGATGTCGTTATTCCGCCGAGCACGCCGCCCGCGTTGTTCGTGCGCGTGGTGATGCCGCCGTCTTCCGACAGTTCGAAAATGTCGTTGTTCTGCGAGCCGAACATGCGCGCCGACGCAAAGCCGCCGCCGATTTCAAAGCCCTTTGTCGCGGGAATCGAAAGCATCGCCTTTGCAAGCTCCGCCTCGAAGCGGTCGAAGACGGGGTCGCCAAGCCCCGCGGGAAGCCCCTCTATTCGGCAGCGGATAACCCCGCCCACGCTGTCGCCCTCGGCGCGGGCCTTTTTGATGAACTCTTCCATTCGCGCCGAAACCTGCGGATTCGGGCAACGCACGGGGCTTTTTTCGACGTCCTCGAAACTCGGCATCTCGCGCTGCAAGGGCATTGCTATTGAATGCACGCTCTCAACCCACGCGGTGATTTTCACGCCGCCGCCCAAAAATTTCCGCGCGACAGCCCCCGCCGCCACGCGCCCGATTGTCTCGCGGGCGGAGCTTCTGCCGCCGCCGCGCGGGTCGCGCAAGCCGTACTTGGCGTCGTATGTGAAGTCGGCATGCGACGGACGCCAGAGCTTTGCGATTTCGGAGTAGTCTTGCGAGTGCTGGTTTTTGTTGCGCACAACAACGCAAATGGGCGTCCCCAGCGTCTTGCCCTCGTAGACGCCCGAAAGGATTTCGCAGGCGTCGGCTTCGTCGCGCGGCGTCGTGAGCGAATTCTGACCGGGTCTGCGCCTGTCGAGCTGGAATTGAATGTCGTCGGACGAAAGCTCCAACATCGACGGACAGCCGTCGATAATGCAGCCGACCGCCGCGCCGTGGCTCTCGCCGAAAGTCGATACCCTGAAAACTCTGCCGAAAATGCTTCCCATTTGTTTTATATAACACACGAAAGCCGCCCGCGTTTCAAGCCAATTCGCGCCTCCGCCCCGCCGTTTGAACAAAAAAAAAGAACGTCCTCTTACGAGGACGCCTTTTAACCTACTCTACTACTCTAATTCCGAAACCGCCTTGCGGCGTTCCGAAATCGGGGACGATAATAACATATCCAGCCCCCGCCTCCAAACTTTAAAAACGGGTATTTTTTCAAAAATGGGTATGTTTTACCGCAACGGACACACGAAACAGGTTGCGCACAGATAACATTGCATAAAAACGACATACAAATAAAAACCGACAACGCAACAAAACGGCAAGAACTGGCAAAAGACAAATTTTTTGCAAATAGGTCGGATTTTTTCGAAAGAAAAATTCAAAACGCGGAATGGCGAAAATGCAAATACGGAAAAAACGCCGCATACAAGCCGCGCCGCGTAAGAATCCCATTACCATGAAAAATGTGAAAAATTTGCTTGCGCCAAACGCGCCCTTGGTGTTTCATGCAAACTTTTTCCGAAAATCGCACGGTGCGGCTTTCGATAAAAACAACCTCAAAACAATAGAAATATCCCAGGTTTGCCGAAAGGCAAATACGGAGCATAACATCATGAATATCACAGTAAAAGACCTCCTCGACGCAGGCGTGCATTTTGGTCACCAGACACGCCGCTGGAACCCGAAATCGAAGCCCTATGTCTACGACCACCGCTCTGGCGTTTCGATTATCGACCTCGAAAAAACCTACGCGCAGCTCGAAAAAGCCGCCGCGTTCCTCGAAGAAATCGTTGCGTCGAACAAGGACGTCATGTTCATCGGCACAAAGCGTCAGGCTCAGGAAATCCTCCGCGAAGCCGCCACAATGTGCAACATGCCCTTCTGCGTAAACCGCTGGCTCGGCGGCACGCTCACAAACTTCGAAACAATCCAGTCGAGCCTCAAAAAATACAAGAAGTTCCTCGACATGGAAGCTTCGGGCGCACTCGACAAGCTCTATGCAAAGGAAGCGGCAGCTATCCGTCGCGAGATGGACAGAATGAACCGCAACTTCGAAGGCATCAAGGAAATCAAGAAGCTCCCCGGCGCGGCGTTCATCGTAGACATCAAGAACGAGGAAATCGCCGTTGCGGAATGCCGCAAGCTCGGAATTCCGGTCGTTGCGGTCGTCGATACAAACTCCGACCCGACGCTCGTTGACTACCCGATTCCCGCCAACGACGACGCAGTAAAGAGCATTCGCCTCATCACCGAAATCGTAGTGGAAGCTATCCAGAACGGACTCAGCCGCCGCACGGTTCAGGTAAAAAATCCGCAGATCGTAGCCCAGAAGGACGAAGCGAAAGCGGAAGAACCCAAAGCTTAACAACTAATTTATTACCGACATGGAAATCACCGCAAAGATGGTAAGCGACTTGCGCGCGACGACGGGCGCAGGTCTGATGGACTGCAAAAAAGCCCTCGCCGAAGCCGAAGGCAACGAAGAAAAAGCTATCGAAATCCTCCGCAAGAAGGGCGTTGCGACGGCGGCAAAGAAAGCCGGCAGAAACGCCTCGCAGGGCTTGGTAGCAGCTTATATCCACTCGAACAACAAGGTGGGCGTGCTCATCGAAGTTGCGTGCGAGTCGGACTTCGTGGCAAAGAACGAAGACTTCAAGTCTTTTGTGCGCGACCTCTGCATGCACATCGCGGCGGCCGCTCCCATCTGCATTAAGCGCGAAGAAGTTCCCGCCGACCTCGTCGAAAAGGAACGCGAAATCGCCCTTGCGCAGCTGGCGGAAGACAAGAAGCCCGAAGCAATCAAGCAGAAGATTGTCGACGGTAAAATCGACAAGTTCGTCGCGGGCATTTGCCTGCTCGAACAGCCCTTTGTCAAGGACGACAAGTTCACGGTCGGCGACATGCTTACGCAGAAAATCGCGACAATCGGCGAAAAAATCGAAGTCAAACGCTTCACGCGCTACCAAATCGGCTAATCGAGTTTTTCATATCAACAAAGAACGGTTTCGGGTTTCCGAAACCGTTTTTTTTGCGAACGCACAAACAAAAAAAATACTTGCAAAATACGCGGGACAACATGTATGATATTTTAACATAAACAAACATATTATGAAAAAATACATACTTATTATCTTTTCGGCATTCTTGGCGTTGTCTTTGCAGGCGCAGAGCGCGCGCATTACGCTCGACCAAAAGGTCTCGCGCCACGAGAGCCGCAGACAACTCTCAAGCGACCACGACGACTTCGTCAAAAACGTCTCGCGCAAAAAGGCGTTCACCCTCACGGTTGCGTCAACAACAAGCCTCGACGTTTTCGTGGTTTTCTTCACGATCGCGGGCGGCGAAATGAACTGCGACACCGTTGTCGGCAAAGCGACAATGGCAAAGCCTTTCGTCTACACCGCAGGCGCAACAGGAGAGTCGGAGCAAGTCAACATTGCGTTCAAGAAATACGGCTGGGGCGACGACTTCAAACGCTTCTACGGCAACGCAAAGGTCGAAGCCGCCGCGTACGTCTACAACCGCAAGGACGGCAAACTGCTCGGGCAGAAATTCACTTCAAAGGCGTTTGCCGACAAAATCGAAAAGAAGTTCAAAACCGACATGCAGAACGCCGCAAACGAAAACATGCTGAAATAACAAAGTCGACGCGTTCGGCACAAAAAACGCGGAAGTTCGCATTGGCGATTCCGCGTTTTTTGTGCCGCGAAAAGTTGGGGCGCGGCATAAATACGTCGAACGTGTCCGCGCGAGTGTAAGGTTAAATAGAAGCGGAATTTTAAATCAAAGCCGCACTCGCAGCAATGCGGCAGTCCCGCGCGGGGAAAGGCTAATCGTCGCCGTAGACGAACACCATGATTATGTAAATCGCGACCCCTACCGTAATTCCGCAGTCCGCCACGTTGAACGCAGGCCAGCGGTAGTTTACAATAGGCAGGTGCACGTCGATAAAGTCGATAACGTGCCCGTAGCTGATTCGGTCTATCAAATTTCCGATAACCCCGCCGACGAAAATCCCCAGAGCAATCCGCCCCCAGAGGCGCGAAAAGCCGAGGCTGTTGCGGAACAGCCATACAGCCGCGAGCGCGAGAACCGCAATCGACGCAAGCAGGTACGTCTGCCCCGACAGAATCCCCCACGCCGCGCCCTCGTTTGTGATGTGGACGATGTAGAGGAAGTTGTCGATTGCCGAAATCGGCTTGTTTTCGCCGCCGAAGTGGTATGTCGGGTTGTCGAAAGACCACGGTATGTTTTTGACGACGGCAAATTTTGTGAGCTGGTCGAGCGCGACGGTGAGAACCGCCGCGACGAAAAATGCCGCCGAGGGGGTCTTTTTGCCCTTGTATTCCGATTTTTGTTCCACGGCGAAAAAAGTTTAAGAACCCGCTTCCTCGTCGGGCGATGAGGAGGACGCCGAGCCGTCTCCCATGTCGTAGAGCGCGGAACGCTGGCTTGCCTTTATGCGCTTCGCCTCGCGCTCCTTGATTTCCTGCCCCTCTTTTGTGCAGCGCGTGTAGGGAATCGACATCAGGCGCGATTCAGGAATGGGTTTGCCCGTGATTTCGCAGATTCCGTAAGTGCCGTTTTTGATGCGCTTGATAGCCTCCTCGATTTCCGAAAGAACCTCTTTCTGGTTCGATATGAGATTGTACGCCATATCGCGCTCGAAGCTTTCGCTGCCGGCGTCGGCGAGATGCTGCCCGTACGATGACAGGTCGCCCGCGTCGTCCTTTGCGGAGCGTTTAAGCACCTCTTCGGAGCGTTGTTCCACGCCGCTCGAATGGTGTTTGCGGAGATCGACGAGCATTTTGTAGTACTTTTTCCACTTGCGGGGAACGTCCTGCTCGTCGAGTTTTTCGTGGGTTTGCGCCACGACGGGGTTAAGCCCAAGAATGTCGAAAATGGTTGCCACCGCGAGCGGTTTTTTGGGAACTGCGGGCGCGGTGACGGGCTTTGCCGACGCCGCAGACGCGGTTTTCTTCGCCGCCGATTTCTCTTTCTGGACGCGTTCCGTCTGGGCTTCGCGCTTTTCGAAATACGCGTTCAGGTCTTCGATTGAGAAGTAGATGTTGTGCGACGGGCGCAGGTGCGCTTTTTTGCGCTTCGAAGCCGGCGCGGCGAATTGGCGTTCCGGCTCTTTCGGAGCGGGATCCGCCTTTTGCGGTTTTTCGGTTTTTTCGGCAACAGAAGCTGCCGCCTTTGTTTTTTCCGTTTTGGCGGGCTTTTTTTCCGCCGTTTTTTTGGAAGTTTTTTTCACGTTTTCCGTTTTCTTTTGCGCGGCGGGCTTGGGCGCGGAGATAGTCGCCTGCGCTATGCGTTTCGGCTGCGCCTTGGCGTTTACCGACTCGCGCAGTTTTGCGAGCTTGTCGGGCTTGACCGAGGCTATTACGCGCCTTGCAGGCGCGGCTGCGCCATTCTTTGCCGCCGAAACCGCCGCCGCTTTCTTTGCGGGCGGCGTTTTTTTGCCGACCGCCGCCTTTTTGGCTGCCGGCAAAACCTTCTTCGGCGCGGATTTTGCCTGCACCGGCTTTGCGGATTTTTTGGCTGACTTTTTGGGGGCGGTCTTCTTGCTCATAATGCTATTTGTTTGTTGATTCGATTGCCTCGTTGCAGCGCGGGCAGATTCCGTGATCGTCGAGATTTTTCAGGATTCGCCAGCAGCGGACGCAGCGTTCGCCCTCCGCCTTGCGCGCCTGAATCGCCAAGTTTTCGAATTTTCCCTCGACGATGCGCACGGAGGAAACGATGAAAATCTCCGGCAGTTTATCGGCAAATTCGCGCAAAATTGCGGCGTCTTCGCAGGATTTGTCAATCGCGATTTCGACTTCCGCTTCGAGGCTCTTGCCGATTGTCTTGTCTTTGCGGAGCTTTTCAAGCTCTTCGTTGACCCTGTCGCGGATTGCGAGAATGCGGTCGATTTTCGCGGCGGTCGCCTTGTCGGCGTATTCCGCGCCGTAGGACGGCCAATCCTGCAAGTGGATTGATTCCTCCGAAAATTCCGCGCCGTTCTTGAAGTCGAACGCCTCGTCCGCCGTGAACGTGAGAATGGGGGAAGCCACTTTCAGCAAGATGTCGTTTACGATGTCGATTGCCGTCTGCGACGACCTGCGCTCGAACGAATCCGCCGCGCAGGTGTAGAGCCTGTCTTTGAGAATGTCGTGGTAGATGCGCGAGAGCGTTACGCCGCAAAAGTTGTCGATGAGTTTGTAGACTTTGTGGAATTCGTAGGCTTCGTACGCCTTGTCCGCCTCCTCCGCGAACGCGACCGCCTTTGCGACCGCCCATTTGTCGATTGCGTCGAGCTTTTCGGGCGCGACCGCGTTTTTCGAGCGGTCGAAGTCGTAGAGGTTTCCGAGCTGGTACATGACCGTGTTGCGGAAGCCGCGGTAGGCGTTTGCGACATGCGCGAGAATGTCGTCGGAAATCGGAATATCGTTCTGGTAGTCCACGGAGCTAATCCACATGCGGATAATGTCCGCGCCCCACTTGCCGACGTACATGTCGGCGGTGTGCGGTTTTCCGTCGCTTTTGGAGATTTTCTTCCTGTTTTGGTCTACGATAAACCCGTGCGTGATGACCTTTTTATACGGCGCTTTCCCGCGCGTTGCAACCGCCGTCCACAGCGAGCTTTGGAACCAGCCCCTGTGCTGGTCGGAGCCTTCGAAGTAGAGGTCGGCGGGCCAAGCCAAATCGGGATTCCGCGCGAGCACGGCGGCGTGGCTCGAGCCTGAGTCAATCCAGACGTCGAGTGTGTCCGCGCCCTTGCGGAGCTTGGAGGCGTCCCAGCCTTCGGGCAGTTTTATGCCGTCGAGGATTTCCGCCTCGCTTGCGTTGTACCAGAAATTCGTGCCGAGCTTTTCGACCTTGTCGGCAATTCCGCGGATTACGCCTGCGTCGAGATACGCGCCGCCGTTTTCGTCGTAGAACGCGGGAATCGGCACGCCCCACGAGCGTTGGCGCGAAATGCACCAGTCGGGGCGCGACTCGACCGCTCCGCGTATTCTGTTTTCGCCGCGTTCGGGCACCCACGATACGTTCGAGATTTCGTCGAGGGCGCGCTGGCGCAGACCGTCCTTGTCGAGCGCGACAAACCACTGGTCCATTGCGCGGAAGATGACGGGCGTCTTCGAACGCCAGCAGTGCGGGTATTGGTGCGAAATTTTCGCGATTTTCAGCAGCGCGCCGCAGCGGTCGAGAATTTCGAGAACCTTGCCGTTTGCCGCGCTTCTGCCCGCGTCGTTTTCGAGCACGCTCAAACCGACGAGTTCGGCGGGAATCTGTCCGTCGTCGACATAGCAGCCGTTGTCGTCGAGCGGCGAGTAGATGTCGAGCTTGTTGTCGAGCCCTACCTGATAGTCTTCGAGCCCGTGCCCGGGGGCGATGTGCACAATGCCCGTGCCCGAATCGGTGGTTACATAGCGCGCGCAGACAATGGGGCTTTTGCGGTTCATGAAGGGGTGGAAGCCCTTTGCGCCCTCCAACTCCGAGCCTTTGCAAAGCTTTTTGATTTCCGCGTTTTCGAGACCCACCGACGACACGA
The Opitutia bacterium KCR 482 genome window above contains:
- the ileS gene encoding isoleucine--tRNA ligase; translated protein: MSEKDFKDTLNLPNTKFPMRGDLVKREPARIEHWKKSDLYGRIQKKNAGHPKFVLHDGPPFTNGDVHIGTALNKILKDVILRYKSLKGFATPYVPGWDCHGLPIEHKVVKMLREQKRDVDTAQLREECANFSSEFIEKQRRQFLRLGILADWEHEYKTKNPAYEADILRTFSAFVEKGMVYRSKKPVYWSIPCATALAEAEIEYKDHTSSSIWVAFKLDEESNKKLGLENAEAVIWTTTPWTMPSNLAMAVNPDIDYVSVSANGRTFIVCEALAENFVSSVGLENAEIKKLCKGSELEGAKGFHPFMNRKSPIVCARYVTTDSGTGIVHIAPGHGLEDYQVGLDNKLDIYSPLDDNGCYVDDGQIPAELVGLSVLENDAGRSAANGKVLEILDRCGALLKIAKISHQYPHCWRSKTPVIFRAMDQWFVALDKDGLRQRALDEISNVSWVPERGENRIRGAVESRPDWCISRQRSWGVPIPAFYDENGGAYLDAGVIRGIADKVEKLGTNFWYNASEAEILDGIKLPEGWDASKLRKGADTLDVWIDSGSSHAAVLARNPDLAWPADLYFEGSDQHRGWFQSSLWTAVATRGKAPYKKVITHGFIVDQNRKKISKSDGKPHTADMYVGKWGADIIRMWISSVDYQNDIPISDDILAHVANAYRGFRNTVMYQLGNLYDFDRSKNAVAPEKLDAIDKWAVAKAVAFAEEADKAYEAYEFHKVYKLIDNFCGVTLSRIYHDILKDRLYTCAADSFERRSSQTAIDIVNDILLKVASPILTFTADEAFDFKNGAEFSEESIHLQDWPSYGAEYADKATAAKIDRILAIRDRVNEELEKLRKDKTIGKSLEAEVEIAIDKSCEDAAILREFADKLPEIFIVSSVRIVEGKFENLAIQARKAEGERCVRCWRILKNLDDHGICPRCNEAIESTNK